GCGAGGCGTGCGCATCGGACCCGACACCGGCCGGAATCTCGAAGGTGGGAGCGGCGTGCAGGCCGTCGCTGCCCGGCAGGGGATTGCACACCAGCCGGTTGAACCCGTCGCGCAGGCGGAACATCTCGCAGACGCTCTCCTGCAAGAGGCCTGGCTGCCCGTTGAACGCCTTCGTGAGCAGGGCGAGAAAGGCCCCGTACTCGGCGTTGAAGTCCTGGGCTACACGGGCGAGTTCCGATCCCGCCGGGTAATCGGCCAGCCGGACACTCACCTTCACCTTGTACACATCGTCCCAGGAGATGCTCAGCGAAGGCCCCGAAGGTGCGTCAGGATGGTCGCCCACCTGGTAGTAGCGCCCGAGCTGCAGCTGCCGGAACCGGTAGTAGTGGGCCAGCTCCCCGTCCGCGTCGTATATGCCTGAATCGAGGCCCTCGCCCTGGCCGGCGATGAAGCGGAGCGCCTGCTGGGCCGAGTCCAGGTCGGAGACGACGATCATCGTCCCGCCGCCGGAGTAGAAGTACTCGGGCCCCACCTGACGGGCCGGATCCCCGCAGAAGAGCGCGGGGTCGTTGGCCGCCACCTTTTCGAGCCCTTCGATGATCTCCTCGTAGAACTCACCGATGCTGTAGAAGCGCAGCTCCTGGGCCGTGGGGCTGGAGACCAGGAACCGGGTCCTGCTGTCCGGTGTCTTCACCAGGCGCGAGTCTGCGCTGGGAGCCTTGCCCGGCCGCTCGATCTTGCAGAACGTCTCCACCGCCTCGGGGGAGAACGGCCGCAGGTCGACGGTGAAGTCGTCCTCCCCGTCGGGCAGGTAGGCCGGATAGCGCGGCACAAAGCCGGGGCGGGTCAGGTCGGGCTTCCCGCCGATGGCGTTCAGGACGTTGGCGACGAGGGTCAGGTGCAGCATCTCCTCCACCGCGGTCACCCGGATCACATGGGCGGCGTCGGAGTTGGTGCTGGAGTGTATGGAGTAGTAAGCGGTCAAGTACGGCGGGATGGTCGCGTGCTCGAGCGCCATCGCCGCGTTCAGGTAGCTGAGCAGGTCGTCACGGTTCTCGATGGTCGACGCGATCATGGGGCCACCTCCTCTGCGGTCGGCGCAGCGTGACGCCGGTCGAAGGCAACGTTGACCGGTGCGGTTTGGGAGTCGAGCTCGGCCAGCATGGCCCGGACGCTGCGCAGGCACAGGGCGGCGACGGTGAGCGTCACGTTCGACGTGCCCACGGTGGGCATGCTTCCCCCGCCGACCATGTAGAGGTTCTCGTAGTCCCAGCACCGCTGATCCGCGTTGACCACCGAGGTCGACGGGTCGTGGCCCATCACGTGGGTGCCGGCGAGATGATTGCCCCCGCGGAGCTCGTACCCCTCACCGTCGTGGACGGCGTAGCCCCAGAAGTTCGGGTTGTACGCGGTATGGTCCTCGGCCCCCAGCCGGGCGAATATCCGTCTCGACAACTGCCGGGCGTACGCCACCCCCCGCATCGTGTACTCGGGGATGTCATAGGTGAGGACGGGCCGCATGTTCCCCAGCTGGTCGGTGAAGTCCGGGCTCACGGTGACCCGGTTGCTCGGGCTGGCGGGGACCTCGACCATGAACGCCAGCTGAAGCTGGCGGGACACCCGGTCCACCAGGCCCTGGCGGAGGGACTCGCCATAGCGGCCACCGGAATCCACCAGGTCCATCAGGTCGGTCATCGGCGCGCCCCGGGCCCAGCCCCAGCCGTCGTTGTGGATGTCGACGGTGAACGCCGCCTGGCGGCTGCGGAAGCGGCCTCCGCGCAGGTCGGCTATGCCGCCCGTGCAGATCGTCCCGCGGAAGGTGCCGGCCACCTCTGGCAGCAGGCCCCACGCCAACAGGTAGGCGTGGTCCATGAAGTTGCGCCCCATCAGGCCATTGGAACCGTGCAGGCCGGAGGCCAGCATCAGCCGGGGGTTCTCCACCGCGTTGGCGGCCAGGATGAACAGCCGGCCACGGGCCCTCATCGTGGTGAAGCCAGGACTGTCGGGCCGGTCGTAGCGGCGGTACTCGATCTCGGTCACCCGGCGCGTGTGCTCGTCGATGTGCACCTTGTAGGCCACCGCTTGGGCCACCAGGTCGACCCGGCCGCTGCGGAGGGCCACAGCGAGGGTCTTGCCGGCGTTGTACTTGGCCTGCACCGGGCAGATGGGCACGCAGTTGTTGTTGCCCTGGCACCGCTCGCCGACCTCGACCTGGTACGCGCTCACTGCCCCTTGGGGCACATAGCCCTTCCCGCCGTCGTAGGCCGGGTTCGGTACCCCGTTACGGCCCTGCGGGAACGGCCGGACCCTCAACTCCCGCTGCTCTCCATCGAGTTCGACCGGCATCCCGTCCACGTCCTTGGCGACCATCTGGTCCAGGTAGGACAGGGGCAGGCCCTTCATGGGGAATACGTAGCCGTCGTCGAAAGTGATCCCGAGGTAGGCCTGGTCCTCCACGTCGGCGGAGACGCCGATCTCGCGTTCGGCCTCGTTGTAGTACGGGGCGAGGTCCTCGTAGGTGAGCGGCCAGTCCGACCCCTCGCCGTAGAGCGTCCGCATCCGGAAGTCCTCGGGCAGCATCCGCAGCGTCTTGCCCTCCCAGTGCATGGTGGTGCCGCCGAGGACCCGCGTATAGGTGGTATCGGTGGCGAGGGGCCCGCTCTGGACGATGTAGGTCGAGGCGTCCGGCGCACCCGGGGTGATGCGCCGTGCGTCGGTGCCGCGGGGCATCGGGGCGTTGGCGATGGCCGGGTAGGGGGCCTGGTTGTCCTTGCTGATAGCCGAGTAGAACCGGTTGAGGTAGTCCTCGTAACCCCTCAGGGTCAGGTCCTCCGCCGGGCCCGCTTCGAGTATCAGCACTCTCTTGCCGGCGTCGCTCAGCCTCAAGGCGATGAGGGCACCGGATATCCCGCCGCCGACAATGACGGCGTCGTAGACAACGTCTGCCGCCGCAACGGGGTCGGTGCTCTTCGTCGCCCCCTCGGGGAACTTCTCGTACATGGGGCCCTCACTCTTCTGCTGCCAGGCGCAGCCGGGACCGGCGTGGCAGCCAGGATTCGAGTCGGTCGGCCACGGTCACACGGCCCATGGCGTCACCAGCAAGGAGGCCCGGACGCTCGCCCGCGCTCGGGAAGCGTCGGTGGGCCGATTGGTGCGGGCGCGCACGTGGTGCGTGATGGACTCGGGCATTTCTGAACTCCGTTGCCTTTCGAGCGGATTTATCGGATCCGGTCGGCGGTCGGCGCCCTGGTCACGCGGAAAGGAAGGGTTGGAATCAAATGTGTCCATGGGCTGCCGCCACGGATATTTGGGATTCCGGCGCGAGCGAGCAGGATGGACGGCGCACAAGAGAGCGCAGATTGTTCATAGGAACTTCGATGGTCAAGCTGCGGGTTGGTATTGCTGCTGGTAACACCTGGCACGCAGACCACTGCCGCGTCACCAACGATACGCGCGAACCCTCAAGATCGCCGAGTGGGCCGCGGGCCCGTACCCCAGGCCGACTCGGTCGCCCTGGAACACGACCTGCCCACCGCCGCACGCTGACGGCCGCACGGGTGTGCCAGGCCTCTGCTGAGCCACGCGCGTGGCTGGCCGGCAGGGTGCGCGGGCAGTCACGGGACTTCGCTCGACCGGACGAGTTGCGGTGACCTGATTGAGCGTCAGAACCCGTTCCCGGGCGCAGCTCAGCGCCAGGGCCCGGCCACGGACGCGAGGTCGGCATCGTCAGTGCCGAGAGGCGGCCAACTCGCATGTCGGTCGCACCCGATGGCGCCACCGGACTGAGACCTCGGCCACTCCCGCAGTAGGTCACGCCATCGAGACCGCACGGTGATCGGGATGAGAAGGTTTCAGTGACGTCGTTCCCGACCGCCCACCGGCGACCGTGTTGCGGTCTACCCCCCGAGTGCTTTCATGGAAATGAAGGCATACGTGCAGCCGATTTTCGAACGCGAGGCAGATGCCCTCGACGCGGGGCGGCGATATCGCGCGGTGGCCTTGTGGAGCCAGGAACGCACAGGTGATGCGCGGCACCACGAGTTCAACTCACGGGCCTCCCTTCACACCAACACTCGACGTCCGTACGACGTCCCGCCAATGATGTGCAGCGCGGAGGGAACGGACCTCATGCCCACCAAGGTCATCCGTCATCCGAAAGGCAAGGAACGGCCACACAGCGCCCCCTGGTACACGTTGTATCCGAGACGGTGGTGGTCCCGTTTCTCAGGGGCAGTGGGCAGAAGATGGCGTAGGTTCAGGACTGAAAGGGAGGCGC
Above is a genomic segment from Streptomyces sp. R21 containing:
- a CDS encoding ferritin-like protein, with amino-acid sequence MIASTIENRDDLLSYLNAAMALEHATIPPYLTAYYSIHSSTNSDAAHVIRVTAVEEMLHLTLVANVLNAIGGKPDLTRPGFVPRYPAYLPDGEDDFTVDLRPFSPEAVETFCKIERPGKAPSADSRLVKTPDSRTRFLVSSPTAQELRFYSIGEFYEEIIEGLEKVAANDPALFCGDPARQVGPEYFYSGGGTMIVVSDLDSAQQALRFIAGQGEGLDSGIYDADGELAHYYRFRQLQLGRYYQVGDHPDAPSGPSLSISWDDVYKVKVSVRLADYPAGSELARVAQDFNAEYGAFLALLTKAFNGQPGLLQESVCEMFRLRDGFNRLVCNPLPGSDGLHAAPTFEIPAGVGSDAHASPDSGETTEAVTR
- a CDS encoding GMC family oxidoreductase, whose product is MYEKFPEGATKSTDPVAAADVVYDAVIVGGGISGALIALRLSDAGKRVLILEAGPAEDLTLRGYEDYLNRFYSAISKDNQAPYPAIANAPMPRGTDARRITPGAPDASTYIVQSGPLATDTTYTRVLGGTTMHWEGKTLRMLPEDFRMRTLYGEGSDWPLTYEDLAPYYNEAEREIGVSADVEDQAYLGITFDDGYVFPMKGLPLSYLDQMVAKDVDGMPVELDGEQRELRVRPFPQGRNGVPNPAYDGGKGYVPQGAVSAYQVEVGERCQGNNNCVPICPVQAKYNAGKTLAVALRSGRVDLVAQAVAYKVHIDEHTRRVTEIEYRRYDRPDSPGFTTMRARGRLFILAANAVENPRLMLASGLHGSNGLMGRNFMDHAYLLAWGLLPEVAGTFRGTICTGGIADLRGGRFRSRQAAFTVDIHNDGWGWARGAPMTDLMDLVDSGGRYGESLRQGLVDRVSRQLQLAFMVEVPASPSNRVTVSPDFTDQLGNMRPVLTYDIPEYTMRGVAYARQLSRRIFARLGAEDHTAYNPNFWGYAVHDGEGYELRGGNHLAGTHVMGHDPSTSVVNADQRCWDYENLYMVGGGSMPTVGTSNVTLTVAALCLRSVRAMLAELDSQTAPVNVAFDRRHAAPTAEEVAP